The Gammaproteobacteria bacterium genome contains the following window.
CCGCATCCCGCGCGAGGATTTCGTGCCGATGAAATACCGCAACCTGGCCTTTGCGGATCTTAATATCCCCTTGGGGCACGGGCAGGTCATGATGGCGCCCAAGGTCGAAGGCCGGTTGATTCAGGCGCTCGGCATCAAGCCGGATGACGCCGTTCTCGAGGTGGGCACCGGCAGTGGTTACCTCACCGCGCTTCTCGCTAGCCTGGCCAAGCATGTCTACAGCGTGGATATCTTCCCGGAGTTCAAGACGCAGACCCAGCAAAAACTCGCCGCGCTGGGGCTCTCCAACGTCACTATTGAGACAGGAGACGCCGCGCTGGGGTGGGAGCGACATGGCCCTTATGACGTCATCGTCATCACCGGCTCTTTCCCCCTCTATCCCGAACATTATCAGCGTAGCCTGCGCGTCAACGGGCGGATGTTTGTGATTGCGGGCCGTGCGCCCGCGATGGAGGCCCTGCTCGTCACCCGGGTAGGTGAGGCGGACTGGATGCGTGAGAGCCTGTTCGAGACCGACATCCCAGCGTTGATTAACGCACCGCAGCCTCAGTCCTTCGTGTTTTAAGGCATCTCTGATTTATTCGTGCTGAACCGCCAAGAACGCCAAAATTTTTCCTTACAATTCAAGCTTTTTTTCTTGGTGATCTTGGCGCCTTGGCGGTTGGCGATATATTTTTCAGAGCTTCCTTAGGTAACCTCT
Protein-coding sequences here:
- a CDS encoding protein-L-isoaspartate O-methyltransferase yields the protein MNMEQARFNMIEQQIRTWEVLDPAVLDLLGRIPREDFVPMKYRNLAFADLNIPLGHGQVMMAPKVEGRLIQALGIKPDDAVLEVGTGSGYLTALLASLAKHVYSVDIFPEFKTQTQQKLAALGLSNVTIETGDAALGWERHGPYDVIVITGSFPLYPEHYQRSLRVNGRMFVIAGRAPAMEALLVTRVGEADWMRESLFETDIPALINAPQPQSFVF